TTTATCTCAGAGGGCGTATATTGATcgcattttagaaagattcaatatgcgGGACCGCAAACCAGGAATTGctctgttgttaagggtgataaattgagtctttcacaatgccctaattcagattttgagaaagctcaaatgaaggatgtaccttatgctagtgtgcttggaagcatcatgtatgctcaagtttgcactaggccagatattgcttttgcaacaggacttctaggcagatatcagtcTAATCCAGGACacgatcactgggttgctgccaagaaggttttaaggtacttaaagagaacaaaagattatatgctaatttatagaTATGTTCCAGACCTGCAACTagttggatattcagatgcagattttgctggttgtcaagatgataagaaatCAACGACtggatacatatttatgttggcagGAGGTGCAATATCATGGAAGAGTGAGAAACAgaaatccatatcttcttcaaccatgcaagcggagtttgtagcatgtttttcagttgctactcaagctatttggctccgGAACCTCATTAGAGAGttatcagtttatgattttgtggatagacccatacagttatattgtgacaataactctgCAGTGTTGTTTATAGGGGTCTAAACacatggaggtcaagtttttgactataaaagaaTCAGTACAGAATGGTGACGTTGCAGTAGATTATATTCAtacagatgatatggttgcagacccactaactaaaggcctacgcccatgtgtttttgatcgacatgtcattagtatgGGCCTAGGAGCGTCTTGAGATGCtattatttagtgggagctgtgttttattcttctttgaataaagtttacatctgttTTGTTACAATTTAATAACAGTTTGATACATATATGTCAActttttgcattcaataaaatgtttttgaatggattgttattatgttgatatatattgttaaaagtCTCAGGGtattgtttaaaccttgagtgaaggctaggggcatccgggcatccggttattagccttgtgcatatgtcttgtgatacataaagaaaggttaaccataaggacaagacatatgtgggttcataggaaccataaagcattctcttgtgacacaagttttttttgtgtcgcctaaggtaagagaatggtgactgacaaatgggatctctctatgagagatgttatccatttgccacactaccatattgaatccatatcaataaagtcgagagcacttgtgaccatggaaggctctgtgtgtatacatgcagttaccgccatgattcgatgtttgagactttatgggataggattgactattaagaattatctctggactaatgtgcgcacatacagtacgatttcaattaatatagtccaagtgggagaatgtaagagtttttctaattgtggactacattaattgatattgtaatttaccgtttaacgtttatcgttttacggggtttggtctaaggtgagatagtaggtttcttaattagtctaatatgggctggctagtgtgggccgagttgagcctggcccgtaatgagggggcctggttggaaactctataaatagtgctcaattCTCTCCTCTAACCCAAATTTTCACATGTATCCTTATCTAAGTGCGTTTGCCTAACGCTACACATGAGGGGGCCGTCTCATTAagctagtgatacggagggcaatagaggagaaggacttgcgcgtggaacattgtgtttccgcttccgcttcaagaataatggatcccaaaacaggtgcgtcaattctttctactcaatcatgTGTGtgcttgttctagttatggagatcttggggtttgcGCAATATGCGTCTTACACAGAATGCTATTGCAATAATTAAGCACCCAGTTGCATTGAAGTATCGCACCAAATACCCGCAAGAGACGAGATGAAAAATCAATTGTGATCCCTCACCATGATCTACTCTGATTTTCTAGCGAAACTAGGAAGCCACCATATGTCAAGTAGCCATATATACAGAAATTCAGCTAaacggagaggaaaacatctTAGCGCAAAGCTGAGCTAGTGAAGCTACAGAAGTATTTGGCAGTCCTCACAAAAAGGGTCAAACTTGAACATAAGAAAGATAGTCGAGTAAAATAAGAATGGAAGGGGTGAGGGTGCGGAAATCAAGTATGTGAGGCCAAAGGAAGATGGTATTGATGTGATTCTGAAAAATGGCCCAATTTGCTGAAAAGAAGGAAGGCATCAGTGTTTTTCATATATCGTCAATTGctccaaccaaaaagaaaaagtccatTTTGCAAGTAGACCCAGGACTAGAGCTATGAGCAAGATCACTGAACAATTATGTAACTCTATTTAAATTAACAGTAGAGTATTTCGATGCCGAAAGAcaaaaagagcaatagaatagCTTTTGATAGAATTAAAGAAGTGAAAATGAGAGCTTACGCCAGAGATTTTAGGTATCACCAGTAGATGTCTCAAGCCAACTTCCCGGAAAAGTATGAGAGCCTTCGCAAGTGACATTGTCTCCACAACTGTGTAAGGCGAAGCATTAGTAAAAGGATGTAAATCCAAGAACATCTCCATCTCTTCTTCAGTCAAGTCTATATCTTCTACCATGTTATAATGACCTGATCCCCTCTTCATGAAGTCCTCCGCAGAAATCTGCTCAAAGGCATCAATATCCGTCGGAACTGGATCAGACAAAAaagcttttttctttaaaagctcCATCAGATGAGCACGGAGAATTAAACCATACAGAAAGGGGGACTCTGAATGTGGAGGTTCATCAATTACAGGAAACCCGTGGTGCCTTGTAGTTCGCAACACATGTACCACATTAGCGACCTTCTCGATGCCATGAAACAGCTGGAGGGGCCCACTCACTACATCACCAACTGTTAATTGTCTCATATATGGCTCGGCATGGGTCTCAAGGTAAGGAAAGCCCTTTGCTTTCATGATAAGGTCATAGATGTTGCCGTTGAAAGCATCAGCTACGGTCTTTGAAATAAGAAGAACCACCATCATCAAGGGTAGCAACAGCAGATTGTTCGTCAGTTCCAAAAGGATTACACATAGAGAAACCGTCATCCTCATAGATCCACCAAGAAAAGAAGCAGCACCCAGCACAGCAAAAAGACCATGGTTAAGATTGGAATGAGAACCAATCAACATTCCAACCAAACGCCCATAAGATGCACCAGTAACTATTACAGGAACGAAAAGGCCAGCAGGAGCGACAATGCCATAGCTAAGTATACTCAAGAAATAACATGTGACAAAGAATATAATTATAGAAGAGTACTGGAACTCGTCATCCGTGCCCTTGCTAAAGAGATTTTTGATTGCATCATCATTTGTGTTAAATATTAGGCTGGCAAGATCATTGTAATGTCCAGGAGGACATTGAAACTTCTTGTAGTTGCCAGATCGGCCTATTGTGGGACAGGCTTCTCCAGCATCGGCCGGACAAACTTGACAAGATGCCAGCCACGGTAGTCCAAACAGGAGACACGACGTGGAAATTGAAATCCAGCAAGCAAGCACAATTTTGTAGGCAATGCCCTTTCTGAAAGAACAAGGTCATTGTTGTAATCAGTTTATTGTTACTGCATAATCACATACTTGCGGTTACtgaggagaaaaggaaagagaacttaCTCGTTGATGAGATTGTAGACACGAAGAACCTTCTCCAGGAAGAAGTTATACAAGCTACCCAACAATCCACCTATCATACCAAGGAGAAGTACAGGAGGTACATCAACAATGTGATAGGCAACATTTGATGAGGTAACGTCGTACATTATCAGCCCTCCTTTACCAAAAAGCCCACATTTCCCACTCAAACAGACGTCAATGAGAGCCCTCAGCACGAACTGTTATTCTTATAATACATTAAAAATTTTCACCAAAtcatttacctttttttaatatattgtcGACTGCTCCAACCAcaaaggaaaaatcaatttttcaagtaAAGAAAGGACTAGAGATATGGCTGAATGATGGTGTAGTACTCTATTGAGATCGGCAGTAAAGTATTTCAATGCCAAATGacgaaaagagcaatagaatagCTTTTGATAGAATTAAATAAGTGAAAGTGAGAGCTTGCGCCCACGATTTTGGGTATCACTAGCGGATGTCTCGAGCcaactttccttttattttattttttttctaaaatggcTAACCTAGCAACCTCAGCAGCacctctttcaaaaaaaaaaaaaaaaaaagagtaaaccatctcagtttttttttttcattaaccaAATCGGATGGAGTTAATAGAGAGACTTGATTGAACTAATTtcataagttttaaaacttgattacacttttggaaaatttcataactcgattgcacttttgtaaTAACTTTTTGGGACTTTTGATGaactttttccataaaaatatcGAGCATTTAGAGCTTATAGAGGATCAATGAAGTATCAAATCAATAACTTAATAAAAAATCTTATGAACACCCATTGGGGCGAGGCAAGCTAGCACGCTCGACTTTAAACTTCGATTCAATGCTTGTTATGTGATACACGGACCACAACCAAATGCCTTTCAGGACAGCAAGGTGATGAAGATTAGAGATGGATGAATTTGAAGGGAGCGTGGTTTACTCATGGATTGGGCTGGACAGACATGATTTTTGTTTGGGGATTCATTGTCAATTTTTCATAACGTTTcataaaattagggattttattttttaatccttAGCAAAAGATATGTGAATTTGCATTATCTAACGACATTCATGCCTCTCACTGCATCTTTTGCAACCAAGAAGATTGTGCTTTTTGTTACATTGTGGGAGAATCGACTTGAGGAGAACATTGAAACGTTTGacatcattttcctcaccttgttttttcatttccaaTCACACATCATTAACACAGTGATTTAAAAATATCCACCTCgggattaattttatttctcaataGCATCATCAAAATCCTGAGGAGAATGAATTGAGTGGCGGCCTAACCAAGCAAGAACGCCAGGAAGTGTTCCTGTCGTTCGCGGTCAACGAGGAGCCCAAGGTAACATTGCCGGCAGTCTGAGCTTTGGCGGAAAGCGGAGCGGAACAAGTACTAGGAGAATTCCTAATACTACTGAAGCCTTGTCAGATGAAGTTTGCGTGCTCCTTGAGCGGAGCTACATCGGCCTTTAAATTGAAACCGGCATACGCTAACAGAAATTTCTATTATGTTCGAGCTTGTCCCGTACGTCCCGTCGTTGAAGGCCAGGTGGCTACTCGTTCTTCGCTCAAACTAAATCTATCGCACTCGGGACGTCCATGTCAAAATTATATGACATATTATCTAAAATAATGATTTTCACCAAGTCTTCTAATCTTTTACAAGTGGTCCGTCTGTTAAGttgaaaaattgatgatttacTATTTCGCTCAAAGTTGATAAATTCCATATCATGTTGGTAAAATTCCACTAAGCTAAAAAGTAAGCCACTAATTTCACTAGTAAAATTTTGTTTCCGGTGGCAACTTCCTAAATAGGTTGACAAGCTTATTATTGAACTTTACTAGATTTCATACTTAatcattgaaaattatttataaaattcgaaaaaaaaaaaatgatgccCTCAACTCATGAAAAAAATGACTCATTGAATtagtcattttttaaatataattgatTGATCGATCATTTTTTGATGTGCATCCCTAGCAACATGTAAAAGTGATTCTTAAgcttttaacaatttgccatTTGCTTGGTGATTATATATGTGACATGTTGAATTTAACTCATTCGAGGTATTGGCTGTTTTGGCCCATGCTATGCTGCACCTCACGGTTTTGTCATTTGGCATACAAGTGAGTACTTTTTCAAGAGGTCACCCTTTCTCATAGTGCCTCTACCTAAGTAGGTTTGACCTCGGAGTTCCAAATCGCCGCTACATCAAAAAGCGCCTCTGTAAGTTAATTCTAGTTTTTACATATATATCCTAAATTGCTCTATGTCTGTTCCGCGTGGTTTACTTATGTCCCCTTTGCTATTCCGGAAGCCATCAAGAGTCGTTCTTAGTCCAAGCCCTCTAGCCCTAGCAACCACTCTCCACTCTTGTTGGAACAAATCCTTATGTATCCAAATGAGCTGTAACATCATTGCCTACTTCCAGTGGCAATTGCGTTTCCTCTTGTGGATTTTCATGCCGTTGTTGatgcaaaacatgtaaaaaGTGCCATGTGCAAGTGGAAACATGTACTTAAAAATGATATTGTAGATAGCTGTTTTTACCATGATAAGAATTCACCAAACTTGTTCGCTGTTACAAGTTTCCAGTAAAAGTTGAGTGGCAACCTTTTGATCAAGTTGAACTATTTATTTACCAACAAAAGAACGATTCTATTCTGAAATGGTCAATGAACTTGAAGTTACTAATTTCACTCTTAAGGTACTAATTTCACGGCTAAGTTTTCATTTTGAGTGGTAAATTATATTCTACATGAAGTTGGTAAGTTCCTTACTCTGCCATTAACTTATAAAAAAGTACTAGAAGGAATCTTAACATCACTGAAGCCATGTCAGATGAAACTTGCGTGCTCCTTGAGTGGAGCTACTTCAGCCTTTTGAATGAAACCAGCattatttatagattttattcTTTGTATGCTCCCGGAGTCTTTCCCATGGCTCGTTTGAACCAAATT
This genomic stretch from Eucalyptus grandis isolate ANBG69807.140 chromosome 3, ASM1654582v1, whole genome shotgun sequence harbors:
- the LOC104438605 gene encoding putative chloride channel-like protein CLC-g isoform X2; translation: MAAEPNGDPESLTQPFLALQRSTINSTSQVAIVGANVCPIESLDYEIAENDFFKQDWRTRGKMQIFQYIFMKWLLCFLIGGIVGVIGFCINLAVENLAGVKFVVTSDMMLQRRFGMAFLVFSLSNFGLTLFAALITALVSPASAGSGIPEVKAYLNGVDAPGIFTLRTLFVKIIGSVCAVSSSLLVGKAGPLVHTGACIASLLGQGGSKRYGLTWKWLRYFKNDRDRRDLVTCGSAAGIAAAFRAPVGGLLFALEEMASWWRSALLWRAFFTTAVVAIVLRALIDVCLSGKCGLFGKGGLIMYDVTSSNVAYHIVDVPPVLLLGMIGGLLGSLYNFFLEKVLRVYNLINEKGIAYKIVLACWISISTSCLLFGLPWLASCQVCPADAGEACPTIGRSGNYKKFQCPPGHYNDLASLIFNTNDDAIKNLFSKGTDDEFQYSSIIIFFVTCYFLSILSYGIVAPAGLFVPVIVTGASYGRLVGMLIGSHSNLNHGLFAVLGAASFLGGSMRMTVSLCVILLELTNNLLLLPLMMVVLLISKTVADAFNGNIYDLIMKAKGFPYLETHAEPYMRQLTVGDVVSGPLQLFHGIEKVANVVHVLRTTRHHGFPVIDEPPHSESPFLYGLILRAHLMELLKKKAFLSDPVPTDIDAFEQISAEDFMKRGSGHYNMVEDIDLTEEEMEMFLDLHPFTNASPYTVVETMSLAKALILFREVGLRHLLVIPKISGRSPVVGILTRHDFMPEHVLALHPTLIRSRWKRLRLQFPRLLKLF